A part of Paenibacillus sp. sptzw28 genomic DNA contains:
- a CDS encoding AI-2E family transporter has translation MLQSRFFRFCIGTVFLLLIIYLIEKDSFIFVPVIKMFNILIVPFMLAGFFYYLLRPIVHLLTEWRVNKIASILLVYLALTAIFVLFAVVVWPTLTLQFNTFVASAPKLMDGFNQQIINMQHNRIFSVLTNSEYNLTAKLSEYLTQAITAASNYVSEAISFITNFLVVVATAPIILYYLLKEDKSVPKALLHLIPGKYTKDGKEVLEEIDSALSGFIVGRIIITFLLGVMMYIGFLLIGLPYSLLIAIIATVLNIIPYIGPVLGAIPCILVAFIDSPTMVLWVLIVVVIAQQVESSLLSPHIYGKRMDMHPLTTIIILLVAVEVSGIVGIILSLPIYMVVKIIVVRIYRLFFADRVEELVD, from the coding sequence TTGCTGCAAAGCCGTTTTTTTCGTTTCTGTATCGGCACGGTGTTTCTGTTATTAATCATCTATTTAATTGAAAAAGACAGCTTTATCTTCGTGCCAGTGATCAAAATGTTCAATATTTTAATTGTCCCTTTCATGCTCGCAGGCTTCTTCTATTATCTGCTGCGCCCCATCGTTCATCTCCTCACGGAATGGCGGGTGAACAAGATCGCCTCTATTTTGCTTGTTTACTTGGCGCTCACCGCTATCTTCGTTTTGTTCGCCGTCGTCGTTTGGCCCACGCTCACTCTTCAATTCAATACTTTCGTGGCGAGCGCGCCAAAGCTCATGGATGGATTTAATCAGCAGATTATCAATATGCAGCACAATCGGATTTTCTCGGTACTCACGAACAGCGAATACAATCTGACCGCGAAATTGTCCGAGTATCTGACACAGGCGATCACCGCCGCTTCCAATTATGTGTCTGAAGCAATCTCATTCATCACCAATTTTCTTGTGGTCGTCGCCACCGCTCCGATTATTTTGTACTATTTGCTGAAGGAAGATAAATCGGTTCCAAAGGCGCTTCTTCATTTAATACCAGGCAAATATACGAAGGACGGCAAGGAAGTGCTGGAGGAGATCGATTCGGCATTGAGCGGGTTTATTGTGGGCCGCATCATTATAACCTTCTTGCTGGGAGTCATGATGTATATCGGCTTTCTGCTTATCGGCCTGCCGTATTCGTTATTGATTGCGATCATTGCCACGGTATTGAACATTATTCCATACATAGGTCCGGTGCTGGGCGCGATACCGTGCATCCTGGTCGCATTTATCGACTCGCCGACGATGGTGCTGTGGGTGCTGATCGTTGTCGTAATCGCCCAGCAGGTTGAGAGCAGTCTGCTGTCGCCGCATATTTACGGCAAACGGATGGATATGCATCCGCTCACGACGATTATAATCCTGCTCGTCGCGGTGGAGGTTTCCGGCATTGTGGGCATCATTTTATCTCTACCGATCTATATGGTTGTCAAAATCATTGTCGTGCGCATTTACCGTCTGTTCTTCGCGGATAGGGTGGAGGAGCTCGTCGATTAA
- a CDS encoding DUF1328 domain-containing protein, with translation MLGWAVLFFIVAIVAGILGFFTLAAAAASIAKVLFVVFLILFVVSLVFGRRRV, from the coding sequence ATGTTAGGATGGGCTGTACTATTCTTTATTGTCGCCATAGTTGCCGGCATTCTTGGCTTTTTTACGCTTGCCGCAGCTGCGGCGAGTATTGCCAAAGTATTGTTCGTCGTATTCCTTATCTTGTTTGTCGTTTCGCTTGTCTTCGGACGCAGACGAGTCTAA
- a CDS encoding AraC family transcriptional regulator, producing the protein MARPFSYTVVSNPIPNEHGDLYVLFSGESQTKPGHLIGPKVYDFYLMHHVLSGSGTFTCADKQYELQQGQTFLIPPEQLISYASSESDPWRYRWIAFEGRMAAGLAASVGLSDHQPVIDTEKNKRIGVLFHSIERTFRHGGAAAHLRSVGYLHLLFGEFSSTLQPQDGSAQRTGNDGEALIRQIIRYLSTQYAEPVTIERMADSLGYNRAYLSRLFKQRTGLTPVTFLLKLRIDKARLLLRERPELTIEQIAASVGLQDPLYFSKQFRRFYGLPPSAYREEMSSV; encoded by the coding sequence ATGGCGAGGCCGTTCAGTTATACGGTAGTATCCAATCCAATACCGAATGAGCATGGTGATTTATATGTCTTATTTTCCGGGGAGAGCCAAACGAAGCCCGGCCACCTCATCGGGCCGAAGGTTTACGATTTCTATCTCATGCATCACGTGTTGTCCGGTTCAGGCACTTTCACATGCGCGGATAAGCAGTATGAGCTGCAGCAGGGACAAACTTTTCTAATACCACCGGAGCAGTTAATCAGCTATGCTTCGAGCGAGTCGGACCCTTGGCGGTACCGTTGGATAGCGTTCGAGGGCCGCATGGCGGCCGGACTCGCCGCTTCTGTCGGCTTGTCCGATCATCAGCCTGTGATCGATACGGAGAAAAATAAACGAATCGGCGTTTTGTTTCACAGTATAGAGCGAACCTTTCGCCATGGCGGGGCAGCCGCACATTTGCGTTCGGTCGGTTATCTTCATCTGCTGTTCGGCGAATTCAGCTCAACCCTGCAGCCGCAGGACGGCAGCGCGCAGCGGACCGGGAACGATGGTGAAGCACTCATCAGGCAGATTATCCGCTATTTGTCGACGCAATATGCGGAGCCGGTTACGATCGAGCGAATGGCGGATTCCCTTGGCTATAACCGTGCTTATTTGTCCAGGCTGTTCAAGCAGCGCACCGGACTTACCCCGGTAACGTTCCTGCTCAAGCTGCGCATTGACAAAGCGAGGCTCCTCCTTCGCGAGCGGCCGGAGCTTACGATCGAACAGATTGCCGCCTCCGTCGGTCTCCAGGACCCGCTTTATTTCTCGAAGCAGTTCCGCCGCTTCTATGGCTTGCCGCCTTCGGCTTACCGGGAGGAAATGAGCTCGGTATAG
- the yyaC gene encoding spore protease YyaC: MNNRAKLRKEACREQQLPRERVDGGGLADFFAKVAALYPSRTQLIFVCIGTDRSTGDSFGPWVGTMLREQGWTHIIGTLDTPCDADLYESVVSGIPESQIVIAIDACLGRTDTSCRYLIADGPLFPGRATGRNLSPVGHYSVAGIVGPLSVKPYWSLQRASLYEVMGMARTVAGAINAAWPAIQ, from the coding sequence ATGAATAATCGCGCGAAACTGCGCAAAGAGGCGTGCAGGGAGCAGCAATTGCCGCGGGAGCGAGTAGACGGCGGCGGTCTCGCGGACTTCTTCGCTAAAGTGGCCGCCCTCTATCCTAGCCGGACTCAGCTGATCTTTGTTTGCATCGGTACGGATCGTTCAACGGGCGATTCCTTCGGACCATGGGTTGGCACGATGCTCCGGGAGCAGGGCTGGACTCACATCATTGGCACTCTCGATACCCCTTGCGACGCCGATCTTTATGAATCGGTTGTGTCCGGGATTCCGGAATCGCAAATCGTTATCGCAATCGATGCATGTCTCGGAAGGACGGATACCTCCTGCCGTTATTTAATTGCCGATGGACCCCTGTTTCCCGGAAGGGCTACCGGCCGAAATCTATCTCCAGTCGGACATTATAGCGTTGCCGGAATTGTCGGGCCGCTCAGCGTGAAACCGTATTGGAGTCTGCAGCGGGCGTCCCTTTACGAGGTGATGGGGATGGCAAGGACCGTTGCGGGCGCAATCAATGCGGCATGGCCCGCGATTCAGTAA
- a CDS encoding general stress protein, with amino-acid sequence MNIKVTNVHTVDNISEAMEQLSRYKSLGYDKDHLYVLAHDKDRTKRIAETADAERIGIYEEGLDTAIANIFRSRGDELRAKLKSMGVSPEEAERLEMEMDKDKIVIIAWGGSEYDDNDYDPNIVYYPPLLV; translated from the coding sequence ATGAACATAAAAGTCACGAACGTCCACACAGTGGATAACATTAGTGAAGCAATGGAGCAGTTGAGCCGCTATAAGTCGCTTGGCTATGATAAAGACCATCTTTACGTGCTTGCACACGATAAAGATCGGACCAAGCGAATCGCTGAAACGGCGGATGCGGAGAGAATCGGCATATATGAAGAAGGACTTGATACGGCTATCGCCAACATTTTCCGGTCGCGCGGAGACGAACTTCGGGCGAAGCTGAAATCAATGGGCGTCAGCCCGGAGGAAGCCGAGCGGCTGGAGATGGAAATGGACAAGGACAAGATTGTAATCATTGCCTGGGGCGGTAGCGAATATGATGATAATGATTATGATCCGAACATTGTATATTATCCGCCGCTTCTCGTCTGA
- a CDS encoding alpha/beta fold hydrolase, with protein MSILSLANNSVTLMEGLQTAYYDSGESGSHLPADCAIVLLHGFCGSSAYWENVVPKLEGLGRVIVPDLRGHGGSSAPSGEVYLMESFAEDLSMLISQLQIEHICLFGHSLGGYVSLAFAERYAHRLKSLSLIHSTALPDGETARSNRDKAVQSIRENGIRPFVEGLVPKLFAPEHRESMADRVQRMIEVGSGTSPEGASATALGMKVRTDTRAVLAGLTVPRLLIAGAEDGVIPTENTFTTEGPNVSQVLLSEVGHMGMIEKPDIVGERISAFIRFLSTL; from the coding sequence ATGTCAATTTTGTCGTTAGCCAATAATTCTGTTACCTTAATGGAAGGGCTGCAGACCGCCTATTACGATTCTGGCGAGTCCGGCAGTCATCTGCCCGCTGATTGTGCGATCGTTCTGCTGCATGGTTTTTGCGGCAGCTCGGCCTATTGGGAAAATGTCGTACCCAAGCTTGAGGGGCTTGGCCGCGTGATCGTTCCCGATCTCCGAGGGCATGGCGGAAGCTCGGCACCTAGCGGCGAAGTCTATTTAATGGAATCGTTTGCCGAAGACTTATCCATGCTTATAAGCCAGCTTCAGATCGAGCACATATGCCTCTTCGGACATTCACTGGGCGGTTATGTATCACTCGCATTCGCGGAGCGTTACGCCCACCGGCTGAAATCGCTCAGCCTGATCCATTCCACTGCTCTGCCCGATGGGGAAACAGCCAGAAGCAACCGGGATAAAGCGGTGCAATCCATAAGGGAGAACGGTATTCGTCCGTTTGTAGAGGGGCTTGTGCCCAAGCTCTTTGCGCCAGAGCATCGCGAATCGATGGCAGACCGTGTGCAGCGGATGATCGAGGTTGGCTCGGGTACGTCCCCTGAAGGCGCATCGGCCACGGCGCTTGGGATGAAGGTGCGTACGGACACGAGAGCGGTTTTGGCCGGTCTGACTGTTCCCAGGCTGCTCATTGCCGGCGCTGAAGACGGCGTAATTCCGACGGAGAACACCTTTACGACAGAAGGGCCTAACGTCTCCCAGGTGCTGCTGAGCGAAGTCGGCCACATGGGGATGATTGAGAAGCCGGATATTGTGGGAGAACGAATTTCCGCCTTTATCCGTTTTCTTTCAACATTATAA
- a CDS encoding galactokinase encodes MANIHELTQRFLQVYGESSEGISVFHAPGRVNLIGEHTDYNGGYVFPAALTFGTTLLIRKRSDDLLGLASTNFSEHKHLPIQPIVYDEADDWMNYPKGIVNELQQRGRKFESGFDLLFHGEIPNGSGLSSSASIEVVTAYALLTMAGYETDTVDIALLSQKSENEFNGVQCGIMDQFAVANGKKDHAILLMCDTLEYELIPFDSGSYKLVIGNTNKRRGLVDSKYNERRSQCEQAVQDLKAAFPDVALLGQISLEDFNANQHLIKDETVRKRAQHVVEEIDRVVRSIAVLRANDLAAFGELMNGSHDSLRDLYEVTGEELDAMVDAARAVPGVLGSRMTGAGFGGCTVSLVHEDSIERFKEEVGRKYKEATGLTADFYVCKIGNGVEQLS; translated from the coding sequence ATGGCTAACATCCATGAACTGACACAACGATTTCTGCAGGTATACGGCGAATCCTCGGAAGGCATCAGCGTATTTCACGCGCCGGGAAGGGTCAATTTGATCGGGGAGCATACCGACTACAACGGCGGGTATGTCTTTCCCGCGGCTCTGACCTTCGGCACGACGCTGCTTATCCGTAAGCGCAGCGACGATCTTCTCGGTCTGGCATCGACCAATTTCAGCGAGCATAAGCACCTGCCTATCCAGCCGATTGTATATGATGAAGCGGACGACTGGATGAACTATCCGAAGGGCATTGTAAACGAGCTTCAGCAGCGTGGCCGCAAGTTTGAGAGCGGATTTGACCTGCTCTTCCACGGCGAAATTCCAAACGGCTCGGGACTCTCGTCCTCGGCATCGATCGAAGTCGTCACCGCCTACGCGCTTCTCACAATGGCGGGTTATGAGACCGATACGGTGGATATCGCGCTTCTGTCCCAGAAATCCGAAAACGAATTCAACGGCGTTCAATGCGGCATCATGGATCAGTTCGCCGTTGCAAACGGCAAGAAGGACCATGCGATCCTGCTCATGTGCGATACGCTTGAATATGAACTGATCCCGTTTGATTCCGGCAGCTATAAGCTCGTTATCGGCAATACGAACAAGCGCCGGGGGCTCGTCGATTCCAAATATAACGAGCGCCGCAGCCAATGCGAGCAGGCGGTGCAAGATTTGAAGGCGGCATTCCCGGATGTTGCACTGCTGGGCCAAATCTCTCTAGAAGATTTCAATGCCAATCAACACCTGATCAAAGATGAGACGGTACGCAAGCGCGCGCAGCACGTCGTTGAAGAGATAGACCGCGTCGTTCGCTCTATCGCGGTGCTGAGAGCAAACGACCTTGCGGCCTTCGGCGAGCTGATGAACGGGTCGCACGATTCGCTGCGCGACCTGTACGAAGTAACCGGAGAAGAGCTTGACGCGATGGTTGATGCGGCGCGCGCAGTCCCTGGCGTACTCGGCTCTCGGATGACCGGAGCGGGCTTCGGCGGATGTACGGTATCGCTTGTCCATGAAGACAGCATAGAACGTTTCAAAGAAGAAGTAGGACGCAAATATAAGGAAGCCACAGGTCTAACCGCCGACTTCTATGTTTGCAAAATCGGCAACGGAGTCGAGCAATTATCTTAA
- a CDS encoding UDP-glucose--hexose-1-phosphate uridylyltransferase — protein sequence MTEHNQIPTPGAGEARILIERLVQFALQRGMIEPLDAYYSRNALLDLFGFAGAYEGDVPDERLESAVPLLEPLLDYGASIGLIQDNTTTFRDLLDARIMGLLMPRPSEVARRFSRMSADQGVAAATDAFYRLSIDSNYIRMDRIRRNQYWEQPTEYGRLEITVNLSKPEKDPKEIALLRTMAPGNYPKCLLCTENIGYAGRADHPARQNLRVVPLELLGESWYFQYSPYVYYNEHSIVFNSKHVPMRISSDTFARLLDFVDAFPHYFIGSNADLPIVGGSILNHDHFQAGRHVFPMETADVEAEFADPSAPGLRFGIVAWPMSVLRVNGTDKAAVLKAAGRILGAWRAYSDPSAEVLAFSDKSGEQVPHNTITPIARLRDNGEYELDLVLRNNRTSDEHPDGIFHPHEHLHHIKKENIGLIEVMGLAVLPGRLKTELEEIAELLTGTAAYDQTALQGGSLGKHGDWIQSMVEAHGTGLSAGQAAEVLRDEVGRKFLDVLKDAGVYKRTPEGMNAFRRFLHSLGLSQR from the coding sequence ATGACAGAACACAATCAGATACCGACGCCGGGTGCAGGCGAAGCTCGTATCCTCATTGAACGATTAGTGCAATTCGCGCTTCAGCGCGGCATGATTGAACCGCTGGACGCCTATTATTCGCGGAATGCGCTGCTGGATTTGTTCGGCTTTGCCGGAGCTTATGAAGGGGACGTTCCGGATGAGCGGCTGGAGAGCGCCGTCCCGCTGCTGGAGCCATTGCTGGATTACGGGGCTTCAATAGGCCTGATTCAAGACAATACGACCACGTTTCGCGATCTGCTGGATGCACGCATTATGGGGCTGCTCATGCCGCGGCCTTCGGAAGTGGCCCGGCGGTTCAGCCGCATGTCGGCCGACCAGGGCGTCGCTGCAGCGACGGACGCTTTTTACCGTCTAAGCATCGATTCCAATTATATCCGGATGGACCGTATTCGCCGAAATCAATATTGGGAGCAGCCGACCGAATACGGCCGGCTTGAAATTACCGTCAACCTGTCTAAGCCGGAGAAGGACCCGAAGGAAATAGCCCTGCTCAGGACTATGGCGCCCGGCAACTATCCGAAATGCCTGCTTTGCACCGAAAACATCGGCTACGCGGGACGGGCGGACCACCCGGCGCGGCAGAACCTTCGCGTCGTTCCACTCGAGCTGCTCGGCGAATCATGGTATTTCCAATATTCGCCTTATGTCTACTATAACGAGCACAGCATTGTTTTTAACAGCAAGCATGTGCCGATGAGAATTTCCTCCGACACGTTCGCGCGTCTGCTTGATTTCGTCGATGCTTTTCCGCATTACTTTATCGGTTCCAATGCGGACCTGCCGATCGTAGGCGGTTCAATTCTGAATCATGATCATTTCCAGGCGGGACGTCATGTGTTTCCGATGGAGACAGCGGATGTGGAAGCCGAATTCGCCGATCCTTCGGCGCCGGGTCTCCGCTTTGGCATCGTCGCTTGGCCGATGTCGGTGCTGCGTGTGAACGGGACGGATAAGGCAGCCGTACTCAAGGCGGCCGGCCGGATTCTGGGTGCTTGGAGAGCATACAGCGATCCGTCGGCGGAAGTGCTTGCCTTCTCGGATAAGAGCGGGGAGCAGGTACCGCATAATACGATTACACCGATTGCGCGGCTGCGCGATAACGGAGAATATGAGCTTGATCTTGTGCTTCGCAACAACCGGACGAGCGACGAGCATCCGGATGGCATTTTTCATCCGCACGAGCATCTGCACCATATCAAGAAAGAGAACATCGGTCTCATCGAGGTAATGGGGCTTGCCGTACTTCCCGGACGGCTTAAGACCGAACTCGAAGAGATTGCGGAGCTGCTCACAGGAACTGCCGCATACGACCAAACGGCGCTGCAAGGCGGATCGCTCGGCAAGCATGGCGACTGGATTCAATCGATGGTCGAGGCCCATGGCACCGGCTTATCCGCGGGGCAAGCGGCGGAAGTGCTTCGTGACGAAGTCGGCCGCAAGTTCCTTGATGTGCTTAAAGACGCAGGCGTATACAAACGTACCCCGGAAGGTATGAACGCGTTCAGGCGGTTCCTGCACTCACTAGGTTTGTCGCAGCGGTAA
- a CDS encoding DUF1128 domain-containing protein — protein MRNLNEPTHENVEFMIDTIKTKLRMATAAAMQASNFNMDKYEDIKDLYDIVAGKDKFSISEVEALVSELGQLRNK, from the coding sequence ATGAGAAACTTGAATGAACCGACACATGAGAATGTGGAATTCATGATAGACACGATTAAAACGAAGCTGCGTATGGCAACTGCAGCGGCTATGCAGGCATCTAATTTCAATATGGACAAATACGAAGATATTAAAGATTTGTACGATATTGTAGCAGGCAAAGATAAATTCAGTATAAGCGAAGTGGAAGCGCTCGTCTCTGAGCTGGGGCAGCTTCGAAACAAATAA
- the galE gene encoding UDP-glucose 4-epimerase GalE, producing the protein MAVLVTGGAGYIGSHTVAALLERGEEIVIVDNLQQGHKEAVLGGKLYSGDLRDADFLGTVFQENDIDAVIHFAASSLVGESMKDPGKYYHNNVYGTLCLLEKMNQYGVKKIVFSSTAATYGEPENVPVDELDRTLPTNAYGETKLAMEKMMKWFDVAHGIKFVSLRYFNAAGAHESGKIGEDHNPETHLVPVVLQVALGQRPHISVFGEDYPTDDGTCVRDYIHVSDLADAHVLAVEKLRKGGGSAIYNLGNGTGFSVKQVIDIAVEVTGREIPAVFEARRAGDPAVLVASSARARQELGWSPSRSKLEDIIGSAWAWHQANPSGYNK; encoded by the coding sequence ATGGCAGTATTAGTAACGGGAGGCGCGGGCTATATCGGCTCGCACACAGTGGCGGCGCTGCTTGAGCGCGGCGAGGAAATCGTGATCGTCGACAATCTGCAGCAAGGACATAAGGAAGCGGTGCTGGGCGGCAAGCTGTACAGCGGCGACCTGCGCGACGCCGATTTTCTGGGTACCGTATTCCAGGAGAACGATATCGATGCGGTGATTCATTTTGCCGCAAGCTCGCTTGTCGGGGAAAGCATGAAGGACCCGGGCAAATATTATCACAACAACGTATACGGCACCTTGTGCCTGCTTGAAAAAATGAACCAATACGGAGTCAAAAAGATCGTCTTCTCCTCGACTGCCGCAACTTACGGCGAGCCGGAGAACGTGCCGGTCGATGAATTGGACCGCACACTTCCGACCAATGCATACGGGGAAACGAAGCTCGCTATGGAGAAAATGATGAAATGGTTCGACGTCGCCCACGGCATCAAATTCGTCTCGCTGCGCTACTTCAACGCTGCGGGGGCTCATGAGAGCGGCAAGATCGGCGAAGACCACAATCCGGAAACGCACCTTGTGCCGGTCGTTCTGCAGGTTGCATTAGGGCAGCGCCCGCACATATCCGTGTTCGGCGAAGACTATCCGACGGATGACGGCACCTGCGTACGCGACTACATTCATGTCAGCGACCTTGCGGATGCGCACGTACTGGCGGTGGAGAAGCTGCGGAAAGGCGGCGGCAGCGCGATCTATAATCTCGGCAACGGCACGGGCTTCTCCGTCAAACAGGTGATCGACATTGCGGTTGAAGTCACAGGCCGGGAAATACCGGCGGTGTTCGAAGCAAGACGTGCAGGTGATCCGGCCGTTCTCGTCGCATCGTCTGCCCGCGCGCGGCAGGAGCTTGGCTGGAGTCCTTCGCGCAGCAAGCTCGAAGACATCATCGGAAGCGCGTGGGCTTGGCATCAGGCCAACCCGTCGGGCTATAACAAGTAA